The genomic window TTTTCGAGGAGCGCCTAGCCCCTCGAGGTCGCCTCACGCCTGCCGATGAAGTCAAAAAGCGACTTCACCGTCAGGCCCGCAAGCAGCTGTCGGGGCTAAGCGAGGCGCTTGCGCTTTTCTAATTTTGGTTGTAAACATTTTCTTTCTTCAAGTATAATATTTTTAACTGATCTTTGGTCGGCATTAACAACATAGGAGGTAACGAAACAAAGTGAATAGTAGAAAGAATGAAAGCATTAAGCTTATTGCTCTGGGGGGAGTAGGAGAAATTGGAAAGAATATGCACATTGTTGAAGTGGACGGAGAAATATTTGTCGTTGATGCAGGTTTAATGTTCCCGGAGAACGAAATGCTCGGGATTGATATTGTCATCCCTGATATTTCTTATTTGATTGAAAATAAGGACAGAGTTAAGGCGATATTCCTTACGCACGGCCATGAGGACCATATCGGAGCATTATATTATGTTATCTCCAAACTGAATGTTCCTGTTTATGGCACAAGATTAACATTGGCGCTTGCAAGAGCCAAACTGAAAGAAAAAGAATTTAAAGGAACCGCCCATTTTCAAGAAATTCACTCAAACTCGAGACTGCAATTTGAATCGGTTGATGTCAGCTTTTTTAAAACAAATCACAGCATTCCTGATTCAGTCGGAATATGCTTTCATACTTCAGAAGGAATGATTGTACATACCGGAGATTTTAAATTTGACCAGGCTGCCGGGAAGTTATATCAACCTGAAATCGGAAAAATGGCAAACATCGGTGATCAAGGAGTTTTATGTTTGCTTTCAGATAGCACTGAAGCGGAAAAACCTGGATATACTACATCAGAAGCGATTGTTGCAAGAGAAATGTCTGATATATTTTACAATGCACCGGGAAGAATTATCGCTGCCTGTTTCGCTTCAGATATAAATCGAATTCAGCATATTTTTGATTCCGCATTTGAAAACGGAAGAAAAGTAGCTGTATTAGGAAAAAGACTTGAACGAGTTTTTGATATTGCACTTGATTTTGGATATTTGGAAGTTCATGAAGATTTAATCATTCCTGTTCAAGAAGTCAGCCAATATCAAGATAATGAAATCGTATTGCTGACAACAGGTGACCAAGGTGAGCCGCTCGAAGCACTGCAAAAAATGGCAAAGCAGACACACAAGCAGATAAATATTCAGTCCGGGGATACGGTTATAATCGCTGCGTCTCCATTAAATTGCAGTGAACTGTTTATTTCTAAAACAATTGATATGGTTTATCGGGCAGGGGCCAATGTAGTTTCCAGTAAGAGCATTATCAAGGCATCAAGCCACGGAAGCCAGGAAGAATTAAAGTTCATGATAAATTTAATGAAACCGAAATTTTTTGTTCCGGTTCATGGAGAGTATCGCATGCTGAAAGCCCATGCAAAAATCGCCATGGAGTGCGGTCTTTCAAACAGTCAAATCCATATAGTTGATAAAGGTGAAGTTCTTGAATTCAAGAATGGAAAAATGCAGCTGAGCGGCCGTGTTCAAGCAGGGAACTTGTTAATTGACGGAAACGGTGTCGGTGATGTTGGAAACATCGTATTAAGAGATCGGAAGCTCTTATCACAGGATGGAACACTGATCGTCGTCGTAACATTGAGCAAGAGCGAGAAAAAGATCGCCGCAGGGCCTGAAATCATTTCCCGCGGCTTCGTTTATGTCCGTGAATCGGAGAAATTAATAGAGGAGTCAATCGATTTAGTCAAAGAAATTGTTGATAATAGCATATCAAAAGATTCTTTTGATTGGTCGAGTCTAAAACAGGATATGCGGGATTCATTAAATCAATATCTCTTCGAAAAAACAAAGAGGCGGCCAATGATTTTACCGATTATTATGGAAATCTAAAGCAAAAAATTTGCTGGGCACCGGATGAAAAACCGGCGCCTTTTTTTATGTTCATTGAAAAAGGTTCTTTCCGTATTTTAGTTAAAGATTCAAATTTAACGGCCACTTTTTTTATTTATTGACCAATTCTTGTTAGAGCTGATAAAGCTCTTCGCATGAAATAGACTTCCTGGCCCATACTAACAATATCATAATGGAAGGGAGAAAAATAAATGGATAAAGAGCCGAGGCAAAATTCTGAATATTATGGTGAAGACCAGCAAAGTGATGAAAAGCAGTCAAATATCATTGAAAAAATTCAACAACTTGGCCAAACGAACGTTCCGCAATTATCACAGGATTCGAAGATCCATTGCTTGGCAATTGTCGGTCAAATTGAAGGCCATATACAGCTGCCGCCGCAAAATAAAACGACGAAATATGAACATATTATTCCGCAAATTGTTGCCATTGAACAAAACCCGAATATTGAAGGGCTTCTCGTAATCTTAAATACTGTAGGCGGCGACGTTGAAGCCGGGCTGGCTATTTCAGAGATGCTTGCTTCTTTATCAAAGCCTACTGTTTCACTAGTGCTTGGGGGAGGCCATTCAATCGGCGTACCGATAGCAGTCTCTTGCAGCTATTCTTTTATCGCTGAGACGGCAACGATGACAATTCATCCAATTCGATTAACCGGATTGGTGATAGGAGTTCCCCAGACGTTCGAATATCTGGATAAAATGCAGGAACGAGTGATTAATTTTGTCACAAAGCATTCGGATATTTCGGCGGAAACATTTAAAGACCTCATGTTTGCAAAAGGCAATTTAACGAGGGATATTGGAACGAATGTTGTCGGAACCGATGCAGTCAAATACGGTCTAATTGATGAGGTTGGCGGGATAGGGCAGGCGTTAAAAAAATTGAATGAACTGATTGATTTAAACAATGGTGAAAAAGAGGCGATGATCCAATGATTTTGTATACCATGATGCCTCATGAACTCGTTTTCCCAACTGAAGATCATGAGTTTGGCAAGCAAAGAACGATCATTTACAATGGAGTCCCATTGTTAGTCGAAATGGAAGATGATCATTCTTTCAGAATTGTTCGCAATTTAAGCAGTGATCCGAAGCATTATTTGGACTCCCGCTGTAATCCGGGAGAAAAAATTTCTTATTTTTAATGTTTTGTTTTTTTCTGAAAGCCCTGCCGATATGATATAATGAGAATAAAAGCCAAAGAGCAGCCTAATAGGCTGCTTTCTTACTTAATACTATCTCTTCATGCCATACATATTTGATGTTCATATTTTGTTTAAACGTAGAGAATTTTGATGATGCTGAAAAATAAACACATGATTAAGGTGATGAAATGGCCAAAACAAAGAAACGACGCTCACAGAAAAACGATCATATGAAAAGAACGATTCAATATGAACTGACTGCATTAGTTTTAATCGCTTTGGCGGTCATCTCCATTGCCAGACTCGGTGCGGTAGGAAACGCTTTCGTCCTATTTTTCCGGTTTTTCATGGGAGAATGGTATATGCTTATCCTGCTTGGGATTGTTCTTGTTTCTGCATATATGATGTGGAAGCGGTCTTTTCCATTTCTCTTTCACCGAAAGCTGATCGGTTTATATTTCATAATCTCTTCAATATTGCTTTTGAGCCATATTACGCTGTTTCAATTGTTATCAAACGGGGGTAAATTCGAGGACCCGAGCGTTATTGCAAATACATGGGAATTATTTTGGATGGAAGTGCGGGGCGAGACAAGTACAACTGATCTCGGAGGCGGGATGATCGGTGCAATTTTGTTCGCGCTTTGCCACTATTTGTTCGATGAAGCAGGTACAAAGCTGATCGCAGCTGTTTTTATTATGATTGGATTTGTCCTTTTAACAGGAAAAACATTTGGCGATTCGCTGGGCAAGATTTTTTCTTTTCTAGGAAGTTTCATAAAAAATCAGTGGATTGCTTTTCTTGAAGATGTAAAGAATTGGCGGACTGAACGTACGGAAAGGAAAGCGGCAAGGAGACAGCGGCAAGAAGAAAGATTGCGCCGTTCGCAGGAAAAAGAAGAAGCGGAGCAAATGACAGATTCCGATCAACCAGAATTGGAGATCGGTTCCCCGCCGGAACCGATCATCTCCAGCTTTACGGAGAGAGCTTATCAAGAACATGCTGGAGATTCTGCGACAAAACCTGAAAAGAAAAGCAAAGATTTATCTGTACAAGAAAGTGATGACGATTCCGCTCCGCCAATAACATTTACAGAGGTTGAAAATATTGATTATGAACTTCCTCCTCTTCGATTATTAAAACTTCCGCGGCATACAGACCAGAGCAGAGAATATGAACTGATCCATGCAAATGCAGCAAAATTGGAACGGACATTTCAAAGTTTTGGCGTAAAAGCTAGAGTGACACAAGTTCATCTCGGTCCGGCGGTAACGAAATATGAAGTTCATCCGGATGTTGGGGTAAAAGTAAGCAAAATTGTAAGCTTAAGTGATGATCTTGCGCTTGCACTTGCCGCAAAAGACATTCGAATCGAAGCACCGATTCCCGGAAAGTCTGCAATTGGAATAGAAGTCCCAAACTCTGAGGTTGCGATGGTTTCTCTGCGCGAGGTACTTGAATCGACACAAAATGAAAAGCCTGATTCAAAGCTCCTGATCGGGCTGGGCCGCGATATTACGGGTGAAGCAGTTCTTGC from Bacillus methanolicus includes these protein-coding regions:
- a CDS encoding ribonuclease J translates to MNSRKNESIKLIALGGVGEIGKNMHIVEVDGEIFVVDAGLMFPENEMLGIDIVIPDISYLIENKDRVKAIFLTHGHEDHIGALYYVISKLNVPVYGTRLTLALARAKLKEKEFKGTAHFQEIHSNSRLQFESVDVSFFKTNHSIPDSVGICFHTSEGMIVHTGDFKFDQAAGKLYQPEIGKMANIGDQGVLCLLSDSTEAEKPGYTTSEAIVAREMSDIFYNAPGRIIAACFASDINRIQHIFDSAFENGRKVAVLGKRLERVFDIALDFGYLEVHEDLIIPVQEVSQYQDNEIVLLTTGDQGEPLEALQKMAKQTHKQINIQSGDTVIIAASPLNCSELFISKTIDMVYRAGANVVSSKSIIKASSHGSQEELKFMINLMKPKFFVPVHGEYRMLKAHAKIAMECGLSNSQIHIVDKGEVLEFKNGKMQLSGRVQAGNLLIDGNGVGDVGNIVLRDRKLLSQDGTLIVVVTLSKSEKKIAAGPEIISRGFVYVRESEKLIEESIDLVKEIVDNSISKDSFDWSSLKQDMRDSLNQYLFEKTKRRPMILPIIMEI
- a CDS encoding ClpP family protease, with translation MDKEPRQNSEYYGEDQQSDEKQSNIIEKIQQLGQTNVPQLSQDSKIHCLAIVGQIEGHIQLPPQNKTTKYEHIIPQIVAIEQNPNIEGLLVILNTVGGDVEAGLAISEMLASLSKPTVSLVLGGGHSIGVPIAVSCSYSFIAETATMTIHPIRLTGLVIGVPQTFEYLDKMQERVINFVTKHSDISAETFKDLMFAKGNLTRDIGTNVVGTDAVKYGLIDEVGGIGQALKKLNELIDLNNGEKEAMIQ
- a CDS encoding YlzJ-like family protein, with protein sequence MILYTMMPHELVFPTEDHEFGKQRTIIYNGVPLLVEMEDDHSFRIVRNLSSDPKHYLDSRCNPGEKISYF
- a CDS encoding DNA translocase FtsK gives rise to the protein MAKTKKRRSQKNDHMKRTIQYELTALVLIALAVISIARLGAVGNAFVLFFRFFMGEWYMLILLGIVLVSAYMMWKRSFPFLFHRKLIGLYFIISSILLLSHITLFQLLSNGGKFEDPSVIANTWELFWMEVRGETSTTDLGGGMIGAILFALCHYLFDEAGTKLIAAVFIMIGFVLLTGKTFGDSLGKIFSFLGSFIKNQWIAFLEDVKNWRTERTERKAARRQRQEERLRRSQEKEEAEQMTDSDQPELEIGSPPEPIISSFTERAYQEHAGDSATKPEKKSKDLSVQESDDDSAPPITFTEVENIDYELPPLRLLKLPRHTDQSREYELIHANAAKLERTFQSFGVKARVTQVHLGPAVTKYEVHPDVGVKVSKIVSLSDDLALALAAKDIRIEAPIPGKSAIGIEVPNSEVAMVSLREVLESTQNEKPDSKLLIGLGRDITGEAVLAELNKMPHLLVAGATGSGKSVCINGIITSILMRAKPHEVKLMMIDPKMVELNVYNGIPHLLAPVVTDAKKASQALKKVVSEMERRYELFSHTGTRNIEGYNEYIKRHNAEEEAKQPLLPYIVVIVDELADLMMVASSDVEDSITRLAQMARAAGIHLIIATQRPSVDVITGVIKANIPSRIAFAVSSQTDSRTILDMGGAEKLLGRGDMLFLPVGASKPIRVQGAFLSDEEVEEVVNFVISQQKAQYQEEMIPDDIPENTSEVDDELYNQAVELVIEMQTASVSMLQRRFRIGYTRAARLIDEMEARGIVGPYEGSKPREVLVSKPKEEAN